Below is a genomic region from Kribbella qitaiheensis.
GTTCTCGTTCGCGGACTATCACGTATCCCGCAACGTCTCCTACGCGCTGACCGGCGAGGAGCTCGACGACGAAGGCACCGCCGAACTGATCGAGCCGTACCGCGGGCATCGCTTCCGCGTCCAGGCTCTCCTGGGCCTGGCCGGTCTCGCCCATCCCCGCTTCGGCCCCCGCAAGTCGCTGCCGACCCACACGCCCGGGGCGACGAACCGGCTTCGCTGAGCCCGGCCGGGCATCAGTCGGGGCACTAGGGTCGGCATGATGCGAATCGACGGGGACGGCCTCTACCTGGTCGCCGGTGCGGCCTTGCTGGTCGGCGCCATCCTGCCGCGACTGCTGCGCCGGTACGCGATCTCGGCCCCGATCGCCTTCGTCGGGGCGGGGCTGTTGCTCGGTCTGGCGGTGGACCGCAGCCACCTGAGCCCCATCGCCGAGCCGGGGCTCACCAAGCACCTTGCCGAGCTGACCATCCTGATCGCCTTGATGGGTGTCGGCCTGGCGATCGACCGCCCGATCGGCTGGCAGCGGTGGCGGACGACCTGGCGGCTGCTGCTGATCGCGATGCCGGCCTGTATCGCCGCGGTCGCGGGGGCCGGCTGGTTGCTCGGGCTGGCGCCCGCGACGGCGCTGCTGCTCGGCGCCGTACTCGCGCCGACCGATCCGGTGCTTGCCTCGGACGTCCAGGTCCAGGGGCCCTCGACCGGCGAGGGCGCGGAGCCCGAGGAGGACGACGAGGTGCGGTTCGCGCTCACCTCGGAGGCCGGCCTGAACGACGCGCTGGCCTTCCCGTTCGTCTACGCGGCCGTCTTCGCCGCGACCAAGGGCGCGATCGGCGACTGGGGAATCGAGTGGCTCGCCTGGGACCTGGCCGGCAGGACGCTGATCGGGATCGCGGTCGGCGCCGGGGCAGGCCGGCTGCTCGGCAAGATGGCGTTCGGCGCTCCGTCGCGGACCTTCCGGCTGGCCGACTCCCGCGAACCGGTGCTCGCGCTGGCGATGACGCTGGGCGTCTACGGGTTGACCCAGGTTCTGCACGGCTACGGCTTCCTTGCCGTCTTCGTCGCCGCCCTGACGCTGCGGGCGGCCGAGCGGGGCCACGACTTCCACGCTGAACTGCACAGCTTCATCGAGGAGCTCGAACACATCCTGACCTGGGGGATCCTGCTGCTGCTCGGCGTCGCGATCACCGGCGGCATCCTCAAGCCACTGACGGTGACCGGTGTCGTGATCGGGGTCGCGCTGGTCCTGGTGATCCGGCCATTGACCGCTTGGGTAGCCCTCCAGCGGACCCCGCTGCGCAGATCCGAGCGGTGGGTGACCGCTGCCTTCGGCGTACGGGGCGTCGGTTCGGTGTATTACCTGGCGTACGCCGGACCCGAGTTCAGGGCGGACCTGCCCTGGTTGTGGGCGACTGTCGCGTTCACCGTGGTTCTGAGTGTTCTTGTGCACGGGGTCGCGGCCACACCGCTGATGCGGATGCTGGACCTGCGCCGCGGCGGTGACCAGGACTGAGATCGACTGTCTCGCATAGTGGGATCGGAGGACACAATGTGGACCCGATTGGGTAACCTCGTCAGTGCTCATCCAGAGGGACTGAGGGAAACGGCCCGTTGAAGTCCCGGCAACCCTCCCCGTTGGCGCACTCGATCCGGGTGCGTTCGCGGCGGACCGGTGCCAAATCCGTCCCGCGCCGAGATCCGGTTCGGGGAAGATGAGGAGGGAACCTCCATGAGCTTGAGCACCCCGACCGCCACCCACACCATCCGTGCAGGTGCCTTCGGCAACGGAACGCACCTGAGCTGTCGCGCCTGCGGCGCGAAATCCGAACTCGGCCCGTTCTACGCCTGTATGGAGTGCTTCGGTCCGCTGGAGGTCGGGTACGAGTTCCCGGCCATCACGCGTGCACAGATCGAGGCCGGCCCGAAGAACATCTGGCGCTACCAGCCGCTGCTGCCCGTCCCGGTCGACGTGGCGAGCTTCCCGAACACCGAACCGGGCTACACCCGGCTGATCGACGCCGGCAACCTGGCCCGCGAGCTCGGCCTGCGCAAGCTCTGGGTGAAGGACGACTCGGGCAACCCGACCCACTCCTTCAAGGACCGCGTGGTCGCGTCCGCCCTGAGCGCCACCCGTGAGCTCGGCATGAAGGTCTTCGCCTGCCCCTCCACCGGCAACCTGGCCAACGCCGTCGCCGCCGCGGCCGCCCGGGCCGGCATCCGCTCGGTCGTCTTCATCCCGCAGGACCTCGAGCGCCCCAAGATCATCACCACCGCCGTGTACGGCGGAACGCTGGTCGCCGTCGAGGGCAACTACGACGACGTGAACAAGCTCGCCTCCGAGATCGCCGGTGAGGAAGAAGGCTGGGCGTTCGTCAACGTCAACGTCCGGCCGTACTACTCCGAGGGCTCGAAGACGCTCGCGTTCGAGATCGCCGAGCAGCTCGGCTGGCGGATCCCGCAGCAGGTGGTGATCCCGGTCGCGTCCGGTTCGCAGCTGACCAAGATCGACAAGGGCTTCACCGAGCTCGGCAAGCTCGGGCTCGTCGACGCCACCGACTACAAGATCTACGGCGCCCAGGCGACCGGCTGCTCGCCGATCGCCCAGGCGTTCCGCGACGGGTACGACGTGGTGAAGCCGGTCAAGCCGGACACCATCGCGAAGTCCCTGGCGATCGGGAACCCCGCCGACGGACCGTACGTGCTCGACGTCGCCCGGCGTACCGGTGGTGTGATCGAGGACGTCAGCGACGAAGAGGTCATCGAGGGCATCCAGTTGCTGGCCCGGACCGAGGGCATCTTCACCGAGACCGCCGGCGGCGTCACCGTCGCGACGCTGAAGAAGCTGATCGAGACCGGTCAGCTCGACCCCGACGCCGAGACGGTGATCATCAACTCCGGCGACGGGCTCAAGACGCTCGACGCGGTGGCCGACCGGGTCGGCCCGAAGGTCACCATCCCCGCGTCCTACGACGCCTTCGTGAAGGCAGGTCTGCAGTGAGTGTGAGCGTGCGCGTCCCGACCATCCTGCGGCCGTACACCAAGGGTGTCTCCGAGGTCTCGGTCGAAGGCTCGACCCTGAGCGAGGTGCTGGAGTCGCTCGACACGTCGTACCCGGGCATCAAGAGCCGGGTCCTCGACGAGTCCGGCGAGCTGCGCCGCTTCGTCAACGTGTACGTCGACAACGACGACGTCCGGTTCTCCGAGGGACTCCAGACCGCGATCAAGGACGGCGGCCAGGTCTCGATCATCCCGGCCGTCGCCGGCGGCTGCTAACCAGCCTTCGTGCTGCGGAAGGATCGTCGGTAGCTGTCCGGAGGGACGCCGACGATCCGCTTGAACTGACGCCGGAGCGTCGTCGCGGTGCCCATGCCGGTGGCGACGGCGACCGCTTCGATGCTCTGATCGGTGGACTCCAATAGCTCCTGGGCCCGGCGTACGCGCTGGGTCAGGAGCCACTGGATCGGCGCCTGGCCGGTGACCGAGCGGAACTGCCGGCCGAGGTTGCGCGGGCTCGTGCTCACCTGCCGGGCCAGATCGGTGACGGTCAGCGGCTGGTCCAGACGTTCCTGGACCCAGGCGAGCAGGCGGGCCAGCTGATGATCGCCCGACACCTGGATCGGCGTGGTCACGAACTGGGCCTGGCCGCCGTCGCGGTGCGGCGGTACGACGAGGCGGCGGGCGACCGTGTTGGCGATGGCCGCACCGTGATCGAGGTTGACCAGGTGGAGGCAGAGATCGACGGCTGCCGCCTTGCCCGCGGCGGTGAGGACGCGACCGTTGTCGGTGTAGAGCACGTCCGGATCGACCAGCGCCAAGGGATGACGGGCGCGCAGTTGGTCGGTGTGAGCCCAATGGGTCGTTGCCCGCCGGCCGTCCAGGAGCCCGGCCGCGCCGAGGACGAAGGCGCCGGTACAGAGCGACGCGACCCGGGCGCCTGCTTCGTACGCCGCGCGGACGGCTTCGACCAGTTCCGTCGGCAGCGGGTCGTCGACATCGACGTACGCCGGCACGATCACCGTGTCGGCGGTGGCCAGGTGATCCAGGCCGTGGTCGGGCTCGAGCTTGAACGGGCCGACCTGGATCGGGCCGGGGCCGCACAGCGATACGTCGTACCAGTCGTCCTCGGACCCGAGTGGGGGATTGCCGAAGATCTCGTACGCGACGCCCAGCTCGAAATGCAGGAGCCGGCCGGCCGTTGCCAAGGCCACAGTGTGCATGTCCGAAAGTGTACGCATGGTGTCGTTCCGGACTATCACGTTGCGTCGCCTCGCACCGGCAGAGTGGAGGCATGAGAGACGTTGTGAGTTCAGTGGTGGTTGTTTACGGAGCGACCGGGCACACAGGTCGGTTCGTTGTCGAGGAGCTCCGGCGGCGCGGCTTCAGCCCGGTCGTTTCCGGGCGGGACGCGACGAAGTTGGAGGCGCTTTGGGGTGGGCTGGAGGTTCGGCCGGCGACGGTCGACGATCCGGATTCCCTGGATCGGGCGCTCGCTGGGGCGGCTGCGGTGATCAACGCGGCTGGACCGTTCGCGGCGACGGCCGGGCCGGTCCTCGAAGCGGCCTTGCGGGCGGGGATTCCGTACCTCGACGTCGCTGCCGAGATCGAGGCGAATGCGACGACGTTCGCCGACTATGCCGAAGCGGCTCGGGAGGCGCGCATTCCCGTAGTACCGGCGATGGCTTTCTACGGTGGGCTTGGTGATCTGCTGGTGACGGCGGCGATGGGTGAGTGGACGGCAGCGGACGAGGTCGATGTCGCCTACGGGTTGAGCAGTTGGCATCCGACGCCGGGAACCCGGGTGGCCGGGGAGGTGTCCCACGAGCGTCGCGCGGGTCGGCGGGTTCGGTTCTCGGGCGGTGCGCTGGAGTACCACGACGAGAAGCCGTCGGAAGAGGACTGGGGCTTTCCGGAGCCGCTGGGCCGGCGGGCGGTGATCGCGGGGTTCACGATGGCCGATGTCATCACCGTGCCCAGCCACTTGGCGGTGCCCGAGGTTCGCACCTACATGAGCGTCGAAGCCGCGCGGGATCTGGCGAACGCGGACACACCCGCGCCTACGCTCGATGCCTCGGGGCGCTCGGATCAGACCTTCGTCGTCGATGTCGCCGTTCGGGCCGACGGCGTCGAACGCCGCGCGACAGCTTCTGGCCAGGACATCTACGCGGTCACCGCCCCGCTCGTGGTCGAGGCCGTCGACCGCATCCTGACCGGCCGTGGCCGAGTTGCCGGCCTTGCCTCGGCCGGTGCCATGTTCGACGCTCCCGACTTCCTGCGTGCTTTGGCGCCGCACATCTCCGTCGATCTCACCAACTGACCGGTGTCGGGTGGTCTGGACGGGCGTTGTCGCTGAGGATGGCTGGATGCGCGCGATTGTGGTCGAGCAGTACGGCGTACTGCCGTCGGTCCGGGAAGTTCCTTCGCCCGAGGTGCGGCCCGGTGGGGTGGTGGTGAAGGTCGAGGCCACCGGGTTGTGCCGGAGTGACTGGCACGGGTGGCAGGGGCATGACTCCGACATCGTGTTGCCGCATGTCCCAGGGCACGAATTGGCGGGGACGATCGCGGCAGTGGGAGAAGGCGTTGAGGGCTGGGCCGTTGGCGACCGGGTGACCTCGCCGTTCATCTGCGCGTGTGGGAACTGCGAGCAGTGCGCCGCGGGGAACCAGCAGGTCTGCCCGAATCAGTTGCAGCCCGGCTTCAACTACTGGGGATCCTTTGCCGAGTACGTCGCCTTGCCGTTCGCGCAGGTGAATCTCGTCCGGTTGCCCGACGAGTTGGACTTCGACACCGCGGCTGGGCTCGGGTGCCGCTTCGCCACGTCGTACCGGGCTGTCCGGCAGGTCGGCCGGGTGGTCGCTGCGGAGACCGTGGTGGTCTTCGGGTGTGGCGGGATCGGCTTGTCCGCGGTGATGATCGCGGCCGCTCTCGGTGCGAAAGTAGTTGCCGTTGACACCAATCCGGACGCGCTCGCGCTGGCGGCGAAGTACGGGGCTGCTGAAGTGGTGACGGCCGGGCCGGATGCGGTGGCGCGCATTCGTGAGGTCACCGACGGCGGTGCGCACGTGACGATGGACGCGCTCGGCTCGAACGCGATCGTCCAGGATGCGCTGCGGTCGTTGCGGCCGCGTGGGCGGCATCTGCAAGTGGGGTTGCTGCCTGACGGTGTCCAGGTCGATGTGTCCGGGTTGATCTGGCAGGAGCTGGAATGGCTTGGCAGTCATGGCATGGCCGCGCACCACTATCCGGAGATGCTGGGTCTGGTCGCGTCGGGTGAGCTCAAGCCCGCCGAGCTGATCACGCGCACGATCTCGTTGGCCGAAGTCCCTGCTGCGCTGGAGGAACTGAACACCGGTACGCCGGCGGGCGTCACCGTGATCCACCCGTGAGGCCGAGTTGGCCGGTCAGGTTGGGGGGAGGCGGTTGAGGAGGGTTTCGAGCATTTCTCGGGTGGCGGCGAAGTAGCTGTTCTCGCGGTGGAGGGCGCGGTGGAAGGCGGCTAGTTCGGCGGCGGAGATGGTGTTCGAGAAGGTGCTGATCTCGGTCAGGTCGAGGCGGCGGTTGAACAGGTGGACGGTGTCGCGCCAGCGGTGCAGCAGGCCGACGAGTTCGGCGTCGCGGCTCGGCCACGTCCTACCCCTCCCAAGGTGAGACGTCAGGTTACCGGTTGGCCACGCTCGGCGCAGTCCGGAAACCTATAGCCCGAGCCGGGCTCAGACGGTCTTGACGGTGTCGGCCTCCCGGCCCTTGGGTCCGTCGATCACCTCGAACTCGACCGGCTGGCCGTCCTCGAGGGTCTTGTAGCCGTCCGAGACGATCTTGCTCCAGTGCACGAAGACGTCGTCCTGACCGTCGACGGCGAGGAAGCCGTAGCCCTTGTCGGCGTTGAACCACTTCACGGTGCCGCGCACCATCGGAACTCCTGTTGACCTTCAACGGGATCCGCTTCACCCGGACCCCTCGGGTGCTCCGGCGACGACCAGAGCGGTCAACAAGCCTAACCCAAGTACTCCGGGCGCCTTTGGCGACCGTCCAGCCGCGGTCGGCCGAGATCGGCCTTGGCGGGGACAGGCCAGCCGCGGTCGGGACGGGGTCAGCCGCGGTCGGGACGGGTCAGTCGCGGTCGGGCAGGGGTCAGCCGCGGTTGGAGGCGGCCAGGCCGACGATGCCGGCGGCCACCAGCAGGAGCGCTGCGGTCAGGCCGAGGTCGTCGGTCTGGACGGCGCCGTTGTCGTTCAGGATCCAGATCGTGGCGGCACCGGTCAGGACGGTGCCCGCGATGACGCCGGGGACGTCCGGCTTCGTCTTCCTCATCCGCGCTCCACCCTGATGCTGCCGAGTTTCAGGTCCAGGTCCAGTGTGACCAATGCCGGCCCGACCTTGCTGTCGGCGCCGAGATCGTTGGTCAGCACCAGTTCGGCGTTGTGGCCGCCCTTGTGCTGCCCGAGTGCGTTCACATCGCCGGTCTTGGTCGTCACGGTCCCGCTGACGTCCACGTTCGCGGGGATCTTGACGACGATCTCGCCGACCCGCCCGTCCACGACCACCTTGGCGTCCTTGGCGAAGGTCGCCTTGGTCAGGTCGAGATGCACCGAGCCGGCGTCGAAGTGGTACGCCGTGTTGGTGGCGTCGACCGTCTTGCCGGCATCGGCGACGAAGTTCGTGTCG
It encodes:
- a CDS encoding cation:proton antiporter, whose translation is MRIDGDGLYLVAGAALLVGAILPRLLRRYAISAPIAFVGAGLLLGLAVDRSHLSPIAEPGLTKHLAELTILIALMGVGLAIDRPIGWQRWRTTWRLLLIAMPACIAAVAGAGWLLGLAPATALLLGAVLAPTDPVLASDVQVQGPSTGEGAEPEEDDEVRFALTSEAGLNDALAFPFVYAAVFAATKGAIGDWGIEWLAWDLAGRTLIGIAVGAGAGRLLGKMAFGAPSRTFRLADSREPVLALAMTLGVYGLTQVLHGYGFLAVFVAALTLRAAERGHDFHAELHSFIEELEHILTWGILLLLGVAITGGILKPLTVTGVVIGVALVLVIRPLTAWVALQRTPLRRSERWVTAAFGVRGVGSVYYLAYAGPEFRADLPWLWATVAFTVVLSVLVHGVAATPLMRMLDLRRGGDQD
- the thrC gene encoding threonine synthase, which translates into the protein MSLSTPTATHTIRAGAFGNGTHLSCRACGAKSELGPFYACMECFGPLEVGYEFPAITRAQIEAGPKNIWRYQPLLPVPVDVASFPNTEPGYTRLIDAGNLARELGLRKLWVKDDSGNPTHSFKDRVVASALSATRELGMKVFACPSTGNLANAVAAAAARAGIRSVVFIPQDLERPKIITTAVYGGTLVAVEGNYDDVNKLASEIAGEEEGWAFVNVNVRPYYSEGSKTLAFEIAEQLGWRIPQQVVIPVASGSQLTKIDKGFTELGKLGLVDATDYKIYGAQATGCSPIAQAFRDGYDVVKPVKPDTIAKSLAIGNPADGPYVLDVARRTGGVIEDVSDEEVIEGIQLLARTEGIFTETAGGVTVATLKKLIETGQLDPDAETVIINSGDGLKTLDAVADRVGPKVTIPASYDAFVKAGLQ
- a CDS encoding ubiquitin-like small modifier protein 1; its protein translation is MSVSVRVPTILRPYTKGVSEVSVEGSTLSEVLESLDTSYPGIKSRVLDESGELRRFVNVYVDNDDVRFSEGLQTAIKDGGQVSIIPAVAGGC
- a CDS encoding helix-turn-helix domain-containing protein, translated to MHTVALATAGRLLHFELGVAYEIFGNPPLGSEDDWYDVSLCGPGPIQVGPFKLEPDHGLDHLATADTVIVPAYVDVDDPLPTELVEAVRAAYEAGARVASLCTGAFVLGAAGLLDGRRATTHWAHTDQLRARHPLALVDPDVLYTDNGRVLTAAGKAAAVDLCLHLVNLDHGAAIANTVARRLVVPPHRDGGQAQFVTTPIQVSGDHQLARLLAWVQERLDQPLTVTDLARQVSTSPRNLGRQFRSVTGQAPIQWLLTQRVRRAQELLESTDQSIEAVAVATGMGTATTLRRQFKRIVGVPPDSYRRSFRSTKAG
- a CDS encoding saccharopine dehydrogenase NADP-binding domain-containing protein, translating into MRDVVSSVVVVYGATGHTGRFVVEELRRRGFSPVVSGRDATKLEALWGGLEVRPATVDDPDSLDRALAGAAAVINAAGPFAATAGPVLEAALRAGIPYLDVAAEIEANATTFADYAEAAREARIPVVPAMAFYGGLGDLLVTAAMGEWTAADEVDVAYGLSSWHPTPGTRVAGEVSHERRAGRRVRFSGGALEYHDEKPSEEDWGFPEPLGRRAVIAGFTMADVITVPSHLAVPEVRTYMSVEAARDLANADTPAPTLDASGRSDQTFVVDVAVRADGVERRATASGQDIYAVTAPLVVEAVDRILTGRGRVAGLASAGAMFDAPDFLRALAPHISVDLTN
- a CDS encoding zinc-dependent alcohol dehydrogenase family protein, which gives rise to MRAIVVEQYGVLPSVREVPSPEVRPGGVVVKVEATGLCRSDWHGWQGHDSDIVLPHVPGHELAGTIAAVGEGVEGWAVGDRVTSPFICACGNCEQCAAGNQQVCPNQLQPGFNYWGSFAEYVALPFAQVNLVRLPDELDFDTAAGLGCRFATSYRAVRQVGRVVAAETVVVFGCGGIGLSAVMIAAALGAKVVAVDTNPDALALAAKYGAAEVVTAGPDAVARIREVTDGGAHVTMDALGSNAIVQDALRSLRPRGRHLQVGLLPDGVQVDVSGLIWQELEWLGSHGMAAHHYPEMLGLVASGELKPAELITRTISLAEVPAALEELNTGTPAGVTVIHP
- a CDS encoding cold-shock protein — encoded protein: MVRGTVKWFNADKGYGFLAVDGQDDVFVHWSKIVSDGYKTLEDGQPVEFEVIDGPKGREADTVKTV